A DNA window from Choristoneura fumiferana chromosome 2, NRCan_CFum_1, whole genome shotgun sequence contains the following coding sequences:
- the LOC141445445 gene encoding transmembrane reductase CYB561D2-like, producing MAIAIEVKTVTKQVLLLTNFKKKEVLYLYFFLQWTVFITSAVNSITPGDLATEWMPIRLRSARHWVLQIISGIVILTAFLVILSNKIILGKDHFVTLHAKFGLASLIFMVITMTGGLGALYSLKLKHYLAPIYTKLLHASVGLLTITLGTVTIILAFYSEWFDFGEVLRYTNLVLVLIVMLFTILRPTLKVYFRLMERIENGN from the exons ATGGCAATtgcaattgaagtaaaaacag TGACTAAGCAAGTTTTATTGTtaaccaactttaaaaaaaaggaggttctttatttgtatttttttttacagtggaCTGTTTTTATTACCTCAGCTGTGAATTCAATCACCCCAGGAGATTTAGCAACAGAATGGATGCCCATTCGTCTAAGGAGTGCACGCCACTGGGTCTTGCAAATTATTTCTGGTATAGTTATACTGACTGCATTCTTGGTTATActttcaaacaaaataattcTTGGCAAGGATCACTTTGTGACACTACATGCAAAATTTGGACTAGCTTCTCTAATATTCATGGTCATTACTATGACAGGAGGTCTGGGAGCTTTATACAGCCTGAAGTTAAAGCATTATCTGGCTCCTATTTACACTAAACTATTACATGCGTCTGTTGGTCTCCTCACCATCACTCTTGGCACTGTCACCATCATTCTAGCCTTTTACTCAGAGTGGTTTGATTTTGGTGAGGTGTTACGCTACACTAATCTTGTGTTGGTGCTCATTGTCATGCTCTTCACAATATTGCGCCCAACTTTAAAAGTTTACTTCCGTTTGATGGAAAGAATTGAAAATGGAAATTAG
- the SkpA gene encoding S-phase kinase associated protein 1 SKP1-related A: MPNIKLQSSDNEIFDVDVEIAKCSVTIKTMLEDLGMDDDEEEVVPLPNVNSAILKKVIQWATYHKDDPPLPEDDENKEKRTDDISSWDADFLKVDQGTLFELILAANYLDIKGLLDVTCKTVANMIKGKTPEEIRKTFNIKNDFTAAEEDQVRKENEWCEEK; encoded by the coding sequence ATGCCGAATATAAAACTGCAGTCTTCTGATAATGAGATTTTCGATGTTGATGTAGAGATTGCAAAATGTTCAGTCACCATAAAAACCATGTTGGAGGATCTTGGAATGGACGATGACGAAGAAGAGGTTGTACCATTACCGAATGTGAATTCCGCAATTTTGAAAAAGGTTATTCAGTGGGCAACCTACCACAAAGACGATCCTCCGCTACCGGAAGATGACGAAAATAAGGAAAAAAGAACAGATGACATTTCATCTTGGGATGCTGACTTCCTGAAAGTTGATCAGGGAACGTTATTTGAGCTTATTCTAGCCGCAAATTATTTAGATATCAAAGGATTGTTGGACGTCACATGCAAGACCGTGGCGAATATGATTAAAGGCAAAACACCTGAAGAGATCCGTAAGACGTTCAACATTAAGAATGACTTCACTGCAGCTGAGGAAGATCAGGTGCGAAAGGAGAATGAGTGGTGTGAAGAGAAGTAA
- the LOC141442637 gene encoding uncharacterized protein, translated as MSSDEHQVQNIYRYYRKSYNKNRRGTQDTDFNSHEETNDVPENSPRSEAYTVDSPRCSCDLDREGDIANILHKKCPVITLAQQQLVRLLDETNRIVVDNNRHWSPFYHCLCICKELALCQNKSQSVLVGLIFLSFFFGLLLGAATCGTSLGQFNSPILNCIDNYFVPDAYISIEDTYRSIA; from the exons ATGTCATCAGATGAGCACCAAGTACAAAATATCTACCGATACTATAGGAAAAGTTACAATAAGAATCGGAGAGGTACTCAAGATACAGATTTTAATTCACATGAAGAGACTAACGATGTACCTGAGAATTCACCGAGAAGCGAAGCTTATACCGTAGATTCTCCTAGATGCAGTTGTGACTTGGATCGAGAAGGGGATATAGCCAACATTCTGCACAAGAAGTGTCCAGTCATTACACTAGCGCAGCAACAACTTGTGAGGCTACTTGATGAAACCAATAGGATAGTTGTTGATAATAATAGGCATTGGAG tccatTTTACCACTGCCTATGCATATGCAAGGAGTTAGCTTTATGCCAAAATAAGAGCCAAAGTGTACTAGTTGGTTTGATTTTTCTGTCTTTCTTTTTTGGCTTACTTCTTGGAGCAGCAACATGTGGTACCAGCTTGGGACAGTTCAATAGTCCAATACTAAATTGCATTGATAACTACTTTGTGCCGGATGCTTATATAAGTATTGAGGATACTTATCGCAGCATCGCATAA
- the LOC141442648 gene encoding mitochondrial ornithine transporter 1, with protein MAHSSGSGNLKNGLIDFTAGSLGGVAVVYVGQPLDTVKVKMQTFPHLYKGMYDCLKQTLRNDGVIRGLYAGTTPAIMANVAENSVLFAAYGYCQKFVCRLTGTENVEQLSTFGNASAGFLAAFFSSFTLCPTELIKCQLQAMREISVQGSQTAVKITPIQLTQQIFRQYGIQGLFRGLVPTIMREMPGYFFFFGGYEGTRELLAKPGQSKDDIGPIRTMIAGAVGGLILWTVIFPSDVIKSRVQISNKSQKFLTVGYEIVQKEGALALYNGLKPTLVRTIPATAVLFVVYEYSKKIMHKLGD; from the exons ATGGCGCATTCTTCGGGATCAGGGAACCTTAAAAATGGACTTATCGATTTCACAGCTGGATCactgg GCGGTGTAGCTGTAGTTTACGTTGGACAACCCCTTGACACAGTGAAAGTGAAGATGCAAACATTCCCACATCTTTACAAGGGCATGTATGACTGCTTAAAGCAAACACTGAGAAATGATGGAGTCATCCGGGGACTGTATGCGGGCACCACACCAGCCATCATGGCCAATGTTGCAGAAAACTCAGTCCTGTTTGCAGCCTACGGTTACTGTCAGAAATTTGTCTGTCGGCTTACTGGAACAGAG AATGTAGAGCAGCTGTCAACGTTCGGCAACGCGTCAGCGGGCTTCCTGGCAGCCTTCTTCTCTTCGTTCACGCTGTGCCCCACCGAGCTCATCAAGTGCCAGCTGCAGGCCATGCGGGAGATCAGTGTGCAAGGCTCACAAACAGCT GTTAAGATCACGCCGATCCAGCTAACTCAGCAAATATTCAGGCAGTACGGCATCCAGGGATTATTTAGGGGACTAGTGCCGACTATCATGAGAGAAATGccaggctactttttcttctttGGAGGATATGAAG GCACAAGAGAACTCCTTGCGAAGCCCGGACAGTCAAAGGACGACATCGGGCCCATCCGCACGATGATCGCGGGTGCCGTGGGCGGCCTGATCCTTTGGACCGTCATATTCCCCTCAGACGTTATCAAGTCGAGGGTACAGATATCAAACAAAAGCCAAAAGTTTCTCACTGTGGGATACGAGATTGTGCAGAAAGAGG GTGCGCTTGCCCTCTACAACGGCCTGAAGCCTACGCTCGTTAGGACGATTCCCGCCACCGCAGTTTTGTTCGTCGTCTATGAATATTCCAAGAAAATAATGCACAAGTTAGGGGACTGA